From the Synechococcus sp. HK01-R genome, one window contains:
- the ffh gene encoding signal recognition particle protein produces MFDELSARFEDAVKGLRGQDKISETNVDGALKDVRRALLEADVSLPVVKDFVAEVREKAVGAEVVRGVSPDQKFIQVVHDQLVEVMGGGNAPLAKAEQAPTVVLMAGLQGAGKTTATAKLALHLKDQGRRALMVGADVYRPAAIEQLKTLGAQIDVDVFSLGAEAKPEAIAAAGLAKAKEEGYDTLLVDTAGRLQIDTSMMEEMVRIRSAVQPDEVLLVVDSMIGQEAAELTRAFHEQVGITGAVLTKLDGDSRGGAALSIRKVSGQPIKFIGTGEKVEALQPFHPERMASRILGMGDVLTLVEKAQKEVELADVEKMQKKLQEASFDFSDFLQQMRLIKRMGSLGGLMKMIPGMNKLDDGMLKQGEQQLKKIEAMIGSMTPAERTQPELLAAQPSRRRRIAGGCGYQPADVDKVLADFQKMRGFMQQMTRGGGMPGMPGMPGMGGGMPGMPGMPGMGGMPGMPGMGGPGRGGRGGAPKRQRPAKKKKGFGEL; encoded by the coding sequence ATGTTTGACGAGCTGTCAGCCCGCTTTGAAGACGCGGTCAAGGGGCTGAGGGGGCAGGACAAGATTTCCGAGACCAACGTTGATGGGGCTCTAAAAGACGTGCGTCGGGCCTTGCTCGAGGCTGACGTCAGCCTCCCAGTGGTCAAGGACTTCGTCGCGGAAGTCCGTGAGAAGGCGGTGGGGGCTGAGGTGGTGCGCGGGGTCAGCCCCGATCAAAAGTTCATTCAGGTGGTGCACGATCAGCTGGTGGAGGTGATGGGTGGTGGCAATGCACCCCTTGCCAAGGCTGAGCAGGCGCCCACCGTGGTGCTGATGGCTGGTCTGCAGGGTGCCGGTAAGACCACCGCGACCGCAAAGCTCGCCCTGCACCTCAAAGATCAGGGACGGCGGGCCTTGATGGTCGGGGCAGACGTGTATCGCCCCGCGGCGATCGAGCAGCTCAAGACCCTTGGTGCTCAGATCGATGTTGATGTGTTCAGCCTCGGAGCAGAAGCCAAGCCGGAGGCCATCGCCGCTGCTGGCTTGGCCAAGGCCAAGGAGGAGGGATACGACACCCTGCTCGTCGATACGGCGGGCCGGCTCCAGATCGACACCTCGATGATGGAGGAGATGGTGCGGATCCGTTCTGCGGTGCAGCCCGATGAGGTGCTGTTGGTGGTGGATTCGATGATCGGCCAGGAAGCGGCCGAGCTCACCCGCGCATTCCATGAGCAGGTGGGCATTACCGGGGCGGTGCTGACCAAGCTCGATGGCGATTCCCGCGGTGGTGCAGCGCTCTCGATCCGCAAGGTGAGCGGTCAGCCGATCAAGTTCATCGGCACCGGCGAGAAGGTCGAGGCCCTGCAGCCTTTCCATCCCGAGCGGATGGCGAGCCGCATCCTCGGCATGGGGGATGTTCTGACCCTGGTGGAGAAAGCCCAGAAGGAGGTGGAGCTCGCCGATGTGGAGAAGATGCAGAAGAAGTTGCAGGAGGCGTCGTTTGACTTCTCCGACTTCCTTCAGCAGATGCGCCTGATCAAGCGGATGGGCTCCCTCGGAGGCTTGATGAAGATGATCCCGGGCATGAACAAGCTTGACGACGGCATGCTCAAACAAGGCGAGCAGCAGCTCAAGAAGATCGAAGCGATGATCGGCTCGATGACACCTGCGGAACGGACGCAGCCTGAGCTCCTGGCCGCCCAGCCCTCCCGTCGTCGCCGCATTGCCGGCGGCTGTGGCTATCAGCCGGCGGATGTGGACAAGGTGCTGGCCGATTTCCAGAAGATGCGGGGCTTCATGCAGCAGATGACCCGTGGTGGTGGGATGCCTGGAATGCCCGGGATGCCGGGTATGGGTGGTGGGATGCCTGGAATGCCCGGGATGCCGGGTATGGGTGGCATGCCCGGGATGCCCGGCATGGGCGGTCCGGGTCGCGGTGGTCGTGGTGGTGCTCCGAAGCGGCAGCGCCCGGCCAAGAAGAAGAAGGGTTTTGGGGAGCTCTGA
- a CDS encoding ARC6/PARC6 family protein: protein MAASQLDLPIDHFRLLGVSPSAEADVILRTLQLRIDRAPDQGFTHEALQQRAELLRLSADLLTDPSRRREYEATLMELGRDHPGDTAGLDLPSSREVAGLILLLEANAPHETFQLARQALQPPQAPALGSGREADLALLAGLACRAAAEQDQERRRYESAAVLLGEGLQLLQRVGKLPELRRILEQQRDQLTPYRILDLLSRDLAEQVARREGLELLERFVERRGGLEGDLQAVLDQGSEPSPESGMPQGEFELFFQQIRRFLTVQEQVDLLERWQAQGSADAAFLGVMALTAAGFSRRKPERLDQARQRLRGLALEGLDTRPLQGCLDLLLGDVEHAQGHFQASTDAELQQWLQRHPGDDLAALCDYCRSWLGRDVLPGYRDVDAEAIDLEAWFADRDVQAFVERLERIEGRQRPAGFDSTPAFGLDPDGTLPLEIPSAGDPLADSAPWPGQPASPASMGLASGADSGSEESAAGLSWRERLDQLPRPSRPALLASGIFAVVVAVVAALSLIGLRREAEPSRLKPEGQSPTEQNKAEPTPGQRATPKAPGQPKAALRPEQGSQGSQPFQPLNADAPSETQLQTLLQTWLDRKATVLGGGTVADVQLDAVARDGLVSQVQQERRVDAAAGERQTVEASITSLELVSRTPQRIELRARVAYSDQRVDAAGKVIERTAATTLPITYILGRDGDTWRLHAYIPG, encoded by the coding sequence ATGGCTGCATCGCAGTTGGACTTGCCGATCGATCATTTCCGCCTGCTAGGCGTCAGCCCATCGGCCGAGGCTGATGTCATCCTGCGCACGCTGCAGCTAAGAATCGATCGCGCCCCTGATCAGGGGTTCACCCATGAGGCCCTGCAGCAGCGGGCGGAACTCCTGCGGCTCTCGGCTGATTTGCTCACCGATCCTTCCCGTCGCCGGGAGTATGAGGCGACCCTGATGGAGCTGGGTCGTGATCATCCCGGAGATACGGCTGGTCTTGACCTTCCCTCCAGCCGTGAGGTGGCAGGTCTGATCCTGCTGTTGGAGGCCAATGCTCCCCACGAGACCTTCCAGCTGGCCCGCCAGGCTCTGCAGCCGCCGCAGGCCCCGGCCTTGGGAAGTGGCCGGGAGGCTGATCTGGCCCTGCTGGCCGGCCTGGCCTGTCGCGCTGCTGCTGAGCAGGATCAGGAGCGGCGGCGCTACGAGTCGGCTGCCGTGCTTCTGGGCGAGGGGCTTCAGCTTCTTCAGCGTGTTGGAAAGCTGCCTGAACTGCGTCGCATTCTTGAGCAGCAGCGAGATCAGCTCACCCCTTACCGGATCCTGGATTTGCTCAGTCGTGACCTGGCTGAACAGGTGGCAAGGCGCGAAGGACTTGAACTGCTCGAGCGCTTTGTGGAGAGGCGTGGCGGACTGGAAGGAGATCTTCAGGCCGTTCTGGATCAAGGTTCTGAACCAAGCCCTGAGTCGGGCATGCCCCAGGGGGAGTTTGAGCTGTTCTTCCAGCAAATCCGCCGCTTTCTGACGGTGCAGGAACAGGTGGATCTGTTGGAGCGCTGGCAGGCCCAGGGCTCCGCTGATGCGGCATTCCTTGGGGTCATGGCGCTGACGGCTGCTGGGTTCTCCCGTCGCAAGCCCGAGCGACTCGATCAGGCGCGCCAACGGCTTCGTGGCCTGGCCCTCGAAGGGTTGGACACCCGTCCGCTGCAGGGCTGTCTTGACCTGCTGCTCGGCGATGTGGAGCATGCCCAGGGGCATTTCCAGGCCAGCACCGACGCTGAATTGCAGCAATGGTTGCAGCGCCATCCCGGAGACGATCTGGCGGCCCTCTGCGATTACTGCCGCTCCTGGCTGGGGCGCGATGTGTTGCCGGGATACCGGGACGTGGATGCCGAGGCCATTGACCTCGAAGCCTGGTTCGCCGACCGGGATGTGCAGGCCTTCGTGGAGCGTCTCGAGCGGATCGAGGGGAGGCAGCGCCCTGCTGGGTTTGACTCGACCCCAGCCTTTGGTCTCGATCCGGATGGCACGCTGCCCCTGGAGATTCCTTCGGCTGGAGACCCGTTAGCCGATTCCGCCCCTTGGCCCGGACAACCAGCTTCGCCAGCCTCCATGGGTCTGGCTTCAGGAGCGGATTCAGGGTCTGAGGAGTCTGCTGCTGGATTGAGCTGGCGTGAGCGGTTGGATCAACTGCCCCGTCCCAGCCGTCCGGCGCTGCTCGCGTCCGGGATATTCGCGGTTGTGGTGGCCGTCGTGGCAGCGCTCAGCCTGATTGGCCTGCGTCGTGAGGCGGAGCCCAGCCGTCTCAAGCCCGAAGGGCAGTCGCCAACAGAGCAGAACAAAGCCGAGCCAACCCCTGGGCAACGTGCAACGCCCAAGGCCCCTGGGCAGCCGAAGGCGGCCCTGCGGCCTGAACAGGGCAGCCAAGGCTCTCAACCGTTCCAGCCGCTGAACGCCGATGCCCCTAGCGAAACCCAGCTGCAGACCCTTTTGCAGACGTGGCTCGATCGCAAGGCGACTGTTCTTGGCGGCGGGACGGTGGCGGATGTTCAACTCGATGCGGTCGCCCGCGATGGGCTTGTGTCGCAGGTGCAGCAGGAGCGCCGTGTCGATGCAGCCGCTGGCGAAAGGCAGACGGTGGAGGCTTCGATTACCTCCCTCGAGCTGGTCAGCCGCACGCCGCAGCGGATCGAACTCAGGGCCCGCGTCGCTTATTCCGATCAGCGCGTTGATGCTGCAGGCAAGGTGATCGAACGCACGGCTGCGACCACCCTGCCGATTACCTACATCCTGGGCCGAGACGGCGACACCTGGCGTCTCCACGCCTATATCCCCGGCTGA
- the pdhA gene encoding pyruvate dehydrogenase (acetyl-transferring) E1 component subunit alpha codes for MSQNIAMDSALSGASASMAGPHAERLSSLVTAQRATVDRETGLALYRDMTLGRRFEDKCAEMYYRGKMFGFVHLYNGQEAVSTGVIGAMKRQHDWFCSTYRDHVHALSAGVPAREVMSELFGKETGCSKGRGGSMHLFSKEHHLLGGYAFIGEGIPVALGSAFTSRYKRDALGDASSNAVTAAFFGDGTCNNGQFFECLNMAQLWKLPIIFVVENNKWAIGMAHDRATSDPEIWRKAGAFGMAGEEVDGMDVLAVRAATQRALERARAGEGPTVLECLTYRFRGHSLADPDELRAEEEKQFWAQRDPLKALERDLVGAGLASSEDLRAIEKEIDAEVQDCVDFALAAPEPDGSELTRYIWAED; via the coding sequence ATGAGCCAAAACATCGCAATGGATAGCGCTCTCTCCGGCGCCAGCGCCTCCATGGCGGGCCCCCATGCCGAAAGGCTTTCATCGCTTGTGACGGCCCAGCGGGCCACGGTGGATCGGGAGACAGGACTTGCCCTTTACCGGGACATGACCCTGGGGCGACGGTTTGAGGACAAGTGCGCCGAGATGTACTACCGGGGCAAGATGTTTGGCTTCGTGCACCTCTACAACGGGCAGGAAGCGGTGAGCACCGGAGTCATCGGTGCCATGAAGCGCCAGCACGACTGGTTCTGCAGCACCTATCGCGATCACGTGCACGCCCTCAGCGCTGGAGTCCCGGCCAGGGAAGTCATGAGTGAGCTGTTCGGGAAAGAAACCGGCTGCAGCAAGGGCCGGGGGGGCTCCATGCACCTGTTTTCCAAGGAGCATCACCTGCTTGGTGGTTATGCCTTCATCGGTGAGGGGATTCCGGTTGCCCTGGGCTCCGCCTTCACGAGCCGCTACAAGCGCGACGCCCTTGGTGATGCCTCAAGCAATGCGGTGACAGCGGCCTTCTTCGGGGACGGCACCTGCAACAACGGCCAGTTCTTTGAATGCCTGAACATGGCCCAGCTTTGGAAGCTGCCCATCATCTTCGTGGTGGAAAACAACAAGTGGGCGATTGGCATGGCCCATGACCGCGCCACCAGTGACCCAGAGATCTGGCGCAAGGCCGGCGCTTTCGGCATGGCCGGTGAAGAGGTGGATGGCATGGATGTTCTGGCCGTGCGCGCTGCCACCCAAAGGGCTCTGGAGCGCGCCCGTGCTGGTGAAGGCCCCACCGTGCTCGAGTGCCTCACCTACCGCTTCCGTGGCCATTCCCTCGCCGACCCCGACGAGCTGAGGGCAGAGGAAGAGAAGCAATTCTGGGCCCAACGCGACCCGCTCAAGGCTCTGGAGCGAGATCTGGTGGGTGCAGGCTTAGCCAGCAGCGAGGATCTACGCGCGATCGAAAAAGAAATCGACGCTGAAGTGCAGGATTGCGTTGACTTCGCCCTCGCAGCTCCAGAACCCGATGGTTCGGAACTGACCCGTTACATCTGGGCCGAAGACTGA